In a genomic window of Sulfurimonas denitrificans DSM 1251:
- a CDS encoding nickel-dependent hydrogenase large subunit, translating to MSKRVIVDPITRIEGHLRAEVIVGDDGVVQDAFVSSTLWRGLEVIAKGRDPRNIPLMMQRICGVCTYSHYLKSTMAVEDALGIKIPYNAELVRTLMNAALFMHDHVVHFYHLHGVDWVDIVSALSADEEKASKLAFKYSDNPIGTGENELKKVKEKIAKFAKNPQGLGPFANAYWGHKTFRFTPEQNLIALSHYLKALEIQRIIAQMMAIFGGKNPHPQSLAVGGVTCVMDILNPARMGEYLVKYQTIADFVNNAYYADIVMAAEMYKTEPSVMKPMGVKNFMAHQDMMVGRNDYLFESGVIMNGDLSKVFEIDEDMITEEATHSWYKDDAPQHPYDGTTNPNYTGFVDGDTVGPDGKMISSKMINEKEKYSWIKSPRYKGEPMEVGPLACMLVGYAKGNKKTVKVVNDFLAKTGVPAAALFSTLGRTAGRMLQAKLIADNALVAFNNLIENLKVDQETCATYTIDKNREYKGRGMGDVPRGMLSHWIRIKNGVVENYQAVVPSTWNAGPMDSKGAKGPYEADLIGLKIEDLTQPIEIIRIIHSYDPCIACAVHVMDTKGKILSQYKVDPLYGGCTI from the coding sequence ATGTCAAAAAGAGTAATAGTAGATCCAATAACAAGGATAGAAGGGCATCTAAGAGCTGAGGTAATAGTTGGAGATGATGGAGTTGTTCAAGACGCATTTGTATCTTCAACTCTATGGAGAGGTTTAGAGGTAATCGCCAAAGGTAGGGATCCAAGAAATATACCGCTTATGATGCAGAGAATTTGTGGAGTTTGTACCTACTCCCACTATCTAAAGAGCACAATGGCAGTAGAGGATGCACTGGGAATTAAAATTCCTTACAATGCAGAACTTGTAAGAACTTTGATGAATGCGGCACTTTTTATGCATGACCATGTTGTGCATTTTTATCATCTACATGGTGTTGACTGGGTTGATATAGTCTCAGCACTCTCTGCGGATGAAGAAAAGGCTAGTAAATTAGCTTTTAAATATAGTGACAATCCAATCGGAACTGGTGAGAATGAGCTTAAAAAAGTAAAAGAAAAAATTGCAAAATTTGCTAAAAATCCTCAAGGACTTGGACCTTTTGCTAACGCATATTGGGGGCATAAAACATTTAGATTTACACCTGAACAAAATCTTATTGCACTTTCGCACTACTTAAAAGCTCTTGAAATTCAAAGAATAATAGCGCAGATGATGGCAATCTTTGGTGGTAAAAATCCACATCCTCAGAGTTTGGCAGTAGGTGGAGTTACTTGTGTTATGGATATTCTTAACCCTGCTAGAATGGGTGAGTATTTAGTTAAATATCAGACTATTGCAGACTTTGTAAATAATGCTTACTATGCAGATATCGTAATGGCGGCAGAGATGTACAAAACTGAGCCTTCTGTTATGAAACCTATGGGTGTTAAAAACTTTATGGCACATCAAGACATGATGGTTGGCAGAAATGATTATCTTTTTGAGAGTGGCGTTATCATGAACGGGGATCTTAGTAAAGTATTTGAGATTGATGAAGATATGATAACTGAAGAAGCAACTCACTCATGGTATAAAGATGATGCACCGCAACACCCTTATGATGGAACAACAAATCCAAACTATACTGGTTTTGTAGATGGCGATACTGTTGGACCTGATGGAAAAATGATTAGCTCTAAAATGATAAATGAAAAAGAGAAGTACAGCTGGATTAAATCGCCAAGATATAAAGGTGAGCCTATGGAAGTTGGTCCTTTAGCATGTATGTTAGTCGGTTATGCAAAAGGAAACAAAAAAACAGTAAAAGTAGTAAATGATTTCTTAGCTAAAACAGGTGTTCCAGCAGCTGCTCTTTTTTCAACACTTGGAAGAACAGCAGGGCGAATGTTGCAGGCAAAACTAATTGCAGATAACGCTCTAGTTGCTTTTAATAACTTAATAGAAAATCTCAAAGTTGACCAAGAGACTTGTGCAACTTACACTATAGACAAAAACAGAGAGTACAAAGGAAGAGGTATGGGTGATGTACCTCGTGGAATGCTTAGTCACTGGATTAGAATTAAAAATGGTGTTGTTGAAAACTATCAAGCAGTAGTTCCATCAACTTGGAATGCAGGACCAATGGACTCTAAAGGTGCAAAAGGACCTTATGAAGCTGACTTAATCGGTCTAAAAATAGAGGATTTAACACAGCCAATAGAGATAATTAGAATTATTCATTCTTATGATCCGTGTATCGCATGTGCAGTACATGTAATGGATACAAAAGGCAAAATACTAAGCCAGTATAAGGTGGACCCGCTTTATGGCGGATGCACTATTTAA
- a CDS encoding hydrogenase small subunit translates to MENSSLFDKLSSRLDELSNLPKLDDEVSISKLIEEKGFSRREFMTWAGAMTSMLMLPASFTPLVAQAAEIADRLPLVWLHMAECTGCSESLLRSATPSIDSLIFDYISLEYHETIMAAAGWQAEQNLHNAMQKYKGRYILMVEGGIPHAESDYFLTIGAHGKTGQESAQEACADAAAIFAIGSCSSFGGVQAAYPNPTNATALSNITNKTVINVPGCPPSESNIVGTLLHFILYGTLPALDVYNRPKWAYGLRIHDACERRGRFDAGEFVEQFGDEGAKNGYCLYKVGCKGPYTFNNCSKQKFNQGTSWPVQAGHGCMGCSEPDFWDKMGIVHEPLGDRLYHTVFGGLGADATADKIGVGILTVTAIGIAAHAAISLVKKPKE, encoded by the coding sequence ATGGAAAATAGTAGTCTGTTTGATAAGTTGTCTTCAAGGCTTGACGAATTGTCAAATTTACCAAAACTTGATGATGAAGTATCAATATCAAAACTGATTGAAGAGAAGGGCTTTTCAAGAAGAGAGTTTATGACTTGGGCAGGGGCTATGACATCTATGTTGATGTTGCCTGCTAGTTTTACCCCACTAGTTGCACAAGCAGCTGAAATAGCTGATAGGCTACCGTTAGTTTGGTTACACATGGCGGAGTGTACAGGGTGTAGTGAGTCATTGCTACGCTCTGCTACTCCTAGTATAGACTCTCTTATATTTGACTATATTTCACTAGAGTATCATGAAACGATTATGGCAGCAGCTGGCTGGCAAGCTGAACAAAATCTTCATAACGCTATGCAGAAGTATAAAGGTAGATATATCTTGATGGTAGAGGGTGGCATACCTCACGCAGAGAGTGATTACTTTTTAACTATTGGAGCTCATGGTAAAACAGGGCAAGAGAGTGCGCAAGAAGCATGTGCAGATGCTGCTGCTATTTTTGCAATAGGTTCATGTTCATCTTTTGGAGGTGTTCAAGCAGCATATCCAAATCCAACAAATGCTACAGCGCTTAGCAATATTACAAATAAAACTGTAATAAATGTTCCTGGATGCCCACCTAGTGAGAGCAACATTGTTGGAACACTTCTACATTTTATCCTATATGGAACTCTTCCTGCACTCGATGTTTACAATAGACCAAAATGGGCTTATGGACTTAGAATCCATGACGCTTGTGAGAGAAGAGGGCGATTTGATGCTGGTGAGTTTGTAGAGCAGTTTGGTGATGAGGGTGCGAAAAATGGTTATTGTCTCTATAAAGTAGGATGTAAAGGACCATATACATTTAACAACTGCTCAAAACAGAAGTTTAATCAAGGTACATCTTGGCCAGTTCAAGCAGGACATGGCTGTATGGGATGTAGTGAACCTGACTTTTGGGACAAAATGGGAATTGTTCACGAACCGCTTGGAGATAGACTTTATCATACAGTATTTGGTGGATTAGGTGCTGATGCAACAGCGGATAAAATTGGTGTTGGAATTTTAACTGTTACTGCAATTGGAATAGCTGCTCATGCTGCTATATCATTAGTTAAAAAACCAAAAGAATAG
- a CDS encoding nickel-dependent hydrogenase large subunit encodes MIKIIEKIEGEAKLNFNFKENKIDFVDVEFMSTRNIENILKGKRAFDALVINPRVCGICGHAHLMATVQALESCYDNLILSDKAKIIRELTLNFELIQNHFKWFYLTLYPLFGKKQQILKATYPSQLMSKAIAVIGGQYPHTSYAIVGGVACEITEIDLIKVQHYIAQTLKFVEQNLLKVESEVFLKTEDANSLYDGDLTEILDEIKNSELLGYGKSYDRFISFGENSFFKKGKSVKTKVTHNISLVDVKESQITSSFAKNVSFKDKYYEVGPLSRAMINKTPLIIDVHKKYGDSIFSRILARIYEISQLLEHSRGLIKKIDLSQPSYIEPSIDISKLSGSGYSAVEAARGTLIHRVELESGIIKNYEIITPTQWNLSGGTRENHGVSQRAMVGLSDVKIAELVFKSFDVCSVCTTH; translated from the coding sequence ATGATTAAAATTATAGAGAAGATAGAGGGAGAAGCCAAACTAAACTTCAACTTCAAAGAGAATAAAATTGATTTTGTAGATGTTGAGTTTATGTCAACTAGAAATATAGAGAATATATTAAAAGGCAAAAGAGCCTTTGACGCACTTGTGATAAACCCAAGAGTATGCGGAATATGTGGACATGCTCATCTTATGGCAACAGTACAGGCGCTAGAGAGCTGTTATGATAATCTTATACTCTCAGATAAAGCAAAAATCATAAGAGAGCTTACGCTAAATTTTGAGCTTATTCAAAATCACTTTAAATGGTTCTATCTTACTCTTTACCCTCTGTTTGGAAAAAAACAGCAGATATTAAAAGCAACTTACCCATCGCAGCTTATGAGCAAAGCTATAGCAGTTATTGGAGGTCAATATCCACACACCTCTTACGCGATAGTAGGCGGAGTAGCTTGTGAGATAACAGAGATAGACCTCATAAAAGTCCAACACTACATAGCTCAAACACTTAAATTTGTAGAGCAAAATCTTCTAAAAGTAGAGAGTGAAGTTTTTTTAAAAACTGAAGATGCAAATAGTCTTTATGATGGGGATCTCACAGAGATATTAGATGAGATAAAAAACTCAGAACTTTTGGGATATGGAAAGAGCTATGATAGATTTATCTCTTTTGGAGAAAATAGTTTTTTTAAAAAAGGTAAATCAGTAAAAACAAAAGTGACTCATAATATCTCTCTTGTGGATGTAAAAGAGTCTCAAATTACATCTTCATTTGCAAAAAATGTGAGTTTTAAAGATAAGTATTATGAAGTAGGACCGCTCTCTCGTGCTATGATAAATAAAACTCCACTTATCATAGATGTTCATAAAAAATATGGCGATAGTATCTTTAGTAGAATCTTAGCAAGGATTTATGAGATATCACAACTTTTAGAACACTCAAGAGGGTTGATAAAAAAGATAGATTTATCTCAGCCATCATATATAGAGCCATCTATAGATATTTCAAAATTAAGCGGAAGCGGCTATAGTGCTGTTGAAGCTGCTAGAGGAACTCTTATACACAGGGTGGAGCTTGAGAGCGGAATTATAAAAAACTATGAGATTATTACTCCAACGCAGTGGAATCTAAGTGGTGGAACAAGAGAGAATCATGGTGTATCACAAAGAGCTATGGTTGGTTTAAGTGATGTAAAAATTGCTGAACTAGTTTTTAAAAGTTTTGATGTTTGTTCGGTCTGTACTACCCATTGA
- a CDS encoding hydrogenase: MEKKMRILWLSAITCNGNTHSFLNYPHMEQFLDDFEFIYHPVIDSKYSLQEIVSNEIECEVLIIEGAISEEFQRGGVPIFEIIKNYSKRVQKILTVGTCATFGGIFRESDYKDTAGMHFDQDRALHNFSDFLDKTISISGCPIHPEVLVNTLYAIKKSVLLRVDNFLRPKEFYAYTVHNGCTRNEYFEYKVDNHKFGELEGCMFYDHGCQAPFTHGSCNKILWNEVNSKTRAGVPCFGCTEPSFPRDNLFNTKKNMAIPEHLPLGVNKRVYLTLAGITKAFKIDRFQKKILDD, from the coding sequence ATGGAAAAGAAAATGAGGATTTTATGGCTTAGTGCAATTACATGTAATGGCAATACACACTCATTTTTAAATTATCCGCATATGGAGCAGTTTTTAGATGACTTTGAGTTTATCTATCATCCTGTTATAGATTCAAAGTATTCATTACAAGAGATAGTTTCAAACGAGATTGAATGTGAAGTTTTGATTATTGAGGGTGCTATTTCAGAGGAGTTTCAAAGAGGTGGAGTTCCAATCTTTGAGATAATAAAAAACTACTCTAAAAGAGTTCAAAAAATTCTAACGGTTGGTACGTGTGCTACTTTTGGGGGGATTTTTAGGGAGAGTGATTATAAAGATACAGCAGGAATGCACTTTGATCAAGATAGAGCACTTCATAATTTTTCAGATTTTCTAGATAAAACCATATCTATCTCAGGCTGCCCCATTCACCCCGAAGTTTTGGTAAACACTCTTTATGCAATTAAAAAAAGCGTTCTCTTAAGAGTTGATAATTTTTTAAGACCAAAAGAGTTTTATGCTTATACAGTGCATAATGGCTGTACAAGAAATGAGTATTTTGAGTATAAGGTTGATAACCATAAATTTGGAGAGCTTGAGGGTTGTATGTTTTACGACCATGGGTGTCAAGCGCCCTTTACTCACGGAAGCTGCAATAAAATACTCTGGAATGAAGTAAACTCAAAAACCAGAGCAGGAGTTCCATGTTTTGGTTGTACAGAGCCATCTTTTCCAAGAGATAACCTCTTTAATACTAAAAAAAATATGGCGATACCTGAGCATCTTCCCCTTGGGGTTAATAAAAGAGTTTATCTTACTCTAGCAGGTATTACCAAGGCGTTTAAAATTGATAGATTTCAAAAGAAGATATTAGATGATTAA
- a CDS encoding TetR/AcrR family transcriptional regulator yields MLKKKENKKELIMQAALELFASKGFYTTTIPDIAASLKMSVGNMYNYFKSKDILAREIIKYISVYLGQQLREINEQDISTKEKTRKIIEIYFKTASLKPEMIDYFLRIYLSNREVFKDSCEGMLCVNEFVTEIMIYFEEGVKCGDLREQDFFSAFGLFMGYLGGMVFLNGENILPKDLNEYVDDISFNIYKALCSE; encoded by the coding sequence TTGCTTAAGAAAAAAGAGAATAAAAAAGAACTTATAATGCAAGCAGCGTTGGAACTCTTTGCTTCAAAAGGGTTTTATACTACTACTATCCCAGATATTGCTGCTTCTTTGAAGATGAGTGTTGGCAACATGTATAACTATTTTAAATCAAAAGATATTCTTGCTAGAGAAATTATAAAATATATCTCTGTATATCTGGGTCAACAATTAAGAGAGATTAATGAACAAGATATATCAACTAAAGAAAAAACAAGAAAAATAATCGAGATTTATTTTAAAACTGCCTCCCTAAAACCTGAGATGATAGACTACTTTTTACGCATATATCTCTCAAACCGTGAAGTTTTTAAAGATAGTTGCGAGGGGATGCTCTGCGTAAATGAGTTTGTAACTGAAATTATGATTTACTTTGAAGAGGGCGTTAAATGTGGAGATTTAAGAGAGCAGGATTTTTTCAGTGCTTTTGGACTTTTTATGGGTTATCTTGGTGGAATGGTTTTTTTAAATGGTGAAAATATTTTGCCAAAAGATTTAAATGAATATGTAGATGATATATCTTTTAACATATACAAAGCCTTGTGCTCGGAGTAG
- a CDS encoding efflux RND transporter permease subunit, with protein MYKLSIKRPISTLMYVLTLVIFGYMSFKAMPSALFPNVDFPIVTIQTNYAGAEASTIESQITDKVEEAISRIGGIDSVISSSSDGVSIVTVKFFLERNIDEATNDVRDKVASIRLPSDAEVPLVSKLDIGGASIINIFLTAKSDTLQNLMLFADEKVKPAVQKINDVGAINIIGFRDREIKIFPNPQALNKYEITIAELNNAITEENVKIGGGKLITKTKEFILKTKADALSIDELKDIKIKDNIKLRDIAAVEDSLSDAKSYASYNGVEGVMLEVQKISGTNTIEIIEHVKKIVPSLQVMAGDKFGVEVLNDTSTFIVNSLSDVEFDLIYGAILASIIVFIFLRNLTITLVSALTIPSSIFGTFALMDYMGFELNKMTLIGLTLAIGIIIDDAIVVIENIYKKMEEGLGKYEAAYEGTKEMAFTILAISAMLLAVFVPVSFMSGIVGKFFESFAMTVGFAIIISYTIALSFIPSLSARVLRKDESKFYNMTEPFFRAIERLYEAILKKVLRFKYLVLFGVFLLFFASLSLFPKIGMDFIPKEDKSEFEIKIKADASISLEEMVKKSKTVEDLVRKNPNVEYTTLSVGYNTTKEKHKALIYIKLTPKDKRELKQEQIIQEFRKNLEPFKADMLITASEIPNIKGAGASVPYQIVLKSDSFEDLERGKENLIEHLRKKDGFMDIDTDLDDQKQQIDINILRENASLYGVMASQIAEAIAIAFSSDLEISYFEESGKQYNITLRFSDESRVSIADIKKLHVRTKDGKLIYLDGLVEFKDSYALGAINHFDRQREVTIFADLFGLDLGSSIEYTKEKIDSLLPSGVEYRFTGFAEEMGKTADAFGVAIGLSVILMFIILAILYESLIQPLIIMVALPLSIIGVILALYISGLQFSLFVMIGFMLLMGMVGKNAVLLVDFANHAQEHGKGTDEALLEAGRKRVRPILMTTLAMVFAMLPLAISSGLGSEIKAPMAISIIGGLLSSMFLTLLVVPVMYKIISPLDIWLRKFYETKMIA; from the coding sequence ATGTACAAACTATCAATCAAAAGACCAATTTCGACACTTATGTATGTTCTTACACTCGTTATTTTTGGGTATATGAGTTTCAAAGCAATGCCCTCAGCCCTCTTTCCAAATGTCGATTTTCCAATAGTAACCATTCAGACAAACTATGCAGGAGCAGAAGCCTCAACAATAGAGTCGCAGATAACAGATAAAGTCGAAGAGGCAATCTCAAGAATTGGCGGGATTGATAGCGTAATTTCAAGTAGCAGCGATGGTGTTAGCATTGTAACTGTGAAGTTTTTTTTAGAACGAAATATCGATGAAGCTACAAACGATGTTCGTGATAAAGTTGCTTCCATCAGGCTTCCAAGCGATGCTGAGGTACCCCTTGTCAGTAAACTAGATATTGGTGGGGCATCTATTATAAACATATTTTTAACAGCAAAATCAGACACTCTTCAAAACCTAATGCTCTTTGCAGACGAGAAGGTAAAACCAGCAGTGCAGAAGATTAATGATGTTGGTGCTATAAATATCATCGGATTTAGAGATAGAGAGATAAAGATATTTCCAAATCCACAAGCTCTTAACAAATATGAGATTACCATAGCAGAGCTAAACAACGCAATCACAGAAGAAAATGTAAAAATCGGCGGTGGTAAGCTTATAACTAAAACTAAAGAGTTTATTTTAAAGACAAAAGCTGATGCTCTAAGTATTGATGAGCTCAAAGATATAAAGATAAAAGACAACATAAAGCTAAGAGATATAGCAGCTGTTGAAGACTCTTTGAGTGATGCAAAAAGTTACGCTTCATATAATGGAGTTGAGGGTGTTATGCTTGAAGTTCAAAAAATTTCAGGGACAAATACTATAGAGATAATAGAACATGTAAAGAAAATTGTTCCGAGTCTTCAAGTAATGGCAGGAGATAAGTTTGGAGTTGAGGTTTTAAATGACACATCTACATTTATCGTTAATTCTCTAAGTGACGTTGAATTTGACCTTATTTATGGTGCGATTTTAGCTTCAATTATTGTTTTTATTTTTTTAAGAAATCTTACAATTACGCTAGTCTCAGCACTTACTATCCCATCTTCTATTTTTGGCACATTTGCTTTGATGGACTACATGGGATTTGAGCTAAATAAGATGACGCTGATAGGACTTACTTTAGCAATCGGAATAATTATAGATGACGCTATTGTTGTAATTGAGAACATATATAAAAAGATGGAAGAGGGCTTAGGAAAATATGAAGCAGCGTATGAGGGCACAAAAGAGATGGCTTTTACAATCCTAGCAATCTCTGCCATGCTTCTTGCTGTATTTGTTCCTGTGTCGTTTATGAGCGGGATTGTTGGAAAGTTTTTTGAGAGTTTTGCTATGACGGTCGGATTTGCTATCATCATCTCTTACACTATAGCACTAAGCTTCATTCCAAGCTTGAGCGCTAGAGTTTTACGTAAAGATGAGAGTAAGTTCTACAACATGACTGAGCCGTTCTTTAGAGCAATAGAGCGCCTTTATGAAGCTATACTAAAAAAGGTTTTAAGGTTTAAGTATTTGGTTCTTTTTGGAGTCTTTTTACTATTTTTTGCTTCTCTTAGCCTCTTTCCAAAAATAGGTATGGATTTTATACCAAAAGAGGATAAATCAGAGTTTGAGATAAAAATCAAAGCTGATGCCTCGATTTCACTTGAAGAGATGGTAAAAAAATCAAAAACAGTTGAAGATTTGGTTAGAAAAAATCCTAATGTTGAGTACACAACTCTAAGTGTGGGTTATAACACCACAAAAGAGAAACATAAAGCGCTCATCTACATAAAGCTTACCCCAAAAGATAAAAGAGAGTTAAAACAAGAACAAATTATTCAAGAGTTTAGAAAAAATCTAGAACCTTTTAAAGCCGATATGTTAATAACTGCTTCAGAGATACCAAATATAAAAGGTGCAGGAGCGAGTGTTCCTTATCAGATAGTTTTAAAATCTGATTCTTTTGAAGATTTAGAGCGTGGTAAAGAAAATCTTATTGAGCATCTACGCAAAAAAGATGGATTTATGGACATAGATACAGATTTGGATGACCAAAAACAGCAGATTGACATAAATATATTAAGAGAAAATGCTTCACTTTATGGTGTTATGGCTTCACAAATTGCAGAAGCTATAGCGATTGCATTCTCAAGTGATTTGGAAATTTCATACTTTGAAGAGAGCGGCAAACAGTACAATATAACGCTTAGATTTAGCGATGAGAGCAGAGTCTCAATTGCTGATATAAAAAAGCTACATGTAAGAACAAAAGATGGCAAACTAATCTATCTTGATGGTTTGGTTGAGTTTAAAGACTCATACGCTCTTGGAGCGATAAACCACTTTGATAGACAAAGAGAAGTTACAATCTTTGCTGATTTATTTGGGCTTGATTTAGGTAGCTCTATTGAATATACAAAAGAGAAGATAGATTCACTTTTACCCTCAGGTGTAGAGTATAGATTTACAGGATTTGCTGAAGAGATGGGCAAAACCGCAGATGCGTTTGGAGTGGCGATTGGTCTTAGTGTTATTTTGATGTTTATCATACTTGCAATCTTATACGAATCACTTATCCAACCACTGATAATAATGGTTGCACTTCCTCTTAGTATCATAGGCGTGATATTGGCTCTTTATATCTCAGGTCTGCAATTTTCTCTTTTTGTAATGATTGGATTTATGCTTCTTATGGGAATGGTTGGAAAAAATGCGGTTTTACTAGTTGACTTTGCAAACCACGCACAAGAGCATGGCAAAGGTACGGATGAAGCTCTCCTTGAAGCTGGACGCAAAAGAGTCCGCCCAATCCTTATGACTACTCTTGCAATGGTCTTTGCAATGCTACCTTTAGCAATTAGTTCTGGACTTGGCAGTGAAATCAAAGCACCTATGGCAATCTCTATCATAGGTGGGCTATTGAGTTCAATGTTTTTAACACTCTTGGTTGTTCCAGTGATGTATAAGATAATAAGCCCACTTGATATATGGCTTAGAAAGTTTTATGAAACAAAGATGATAGCTTAA
- a CDS encoding efflux RND transporter periplasmic adaptor subunit yields the protein MRKIYLALLLLAFNLSAQEVYASFFVKAIQDATLAFNAGGVIKKMDVDVSSRVKKGALLAELYNEDSRALLSLAKADVDKAEVTLKYAQRDYEREEKVKHLVDEARFDKFALAYESAKTSLQSAKANLTYREALYKKTALYAPFDGVIYEKNAEVGDVVTEMQPKSVFKIQSQERRKLILEFDQKYWSIVKVDQTFKYKIDGDVREYSGVISKIYPHVNEQNRKLIAEVEVKEFLVGLFGDGYILTDSKK from the coding sequence GTGAGAAAAATATACTTAGCACTACTGCTTTTAGCGTTTAATCTATCTGCACAAGAGGTTTATGCTAGTTTTTTTGTAAAAGCAATCCAAGATGCAACTCTAGCTTTTAATGCTGGAGGAGTAATAAAAAAGATGGATGTTGATGTCTCAAGCAGAGTTAAAAAAGGCGCTCTATTGGCAGAACTTTACAATGAAGATTCACGTGCGCTTTTGAGTCTCGCAAAAGCTGATGTTGACAAAGCAGAAGTTACTCTAAAATACGCCCAAAGAGATTATGAAAGAGAAGAAAAAGTCAAACATCTTGTTGATGAAGCTAGGTTTGATAAATTTGCACTTGCGTATGAGAGTGCAAAAACTTCACTCCAAAGCGCAAAAGCAAATTTAACATACAGAGAGGCTCTTTATAAAAAAACAGCTCTTTATGCCCCATTTGATGGTGTTATTTATGAAAAAAATGCAGAAGTTGGAGATGTGGTAACGGAGATGCAGCCAAAGAGTGTGTTTAAAATTCAGAGCCAAGAGAGAAGAAAACTCATCCTTGAATTTGATCAAAAGTATTGGAGCATAGTTAAAGTTGATCAGACGTTTAAGTATAAGATAGATGGAGATGTGAGAGAATACTCAGGAGTTATCTCAAAAATATATCCACATGTAAATGAGCAAAACCGAAAACTCATAGCTGAAGTTGAGGTTAAAGAGTTTTTAGTTGGACTCTTTGGCGATGGCTATATTCTAACAGACTCAAAAAAGTAG
- a CDS encoding TolC family protein — protein sequence MKKALFLLLPMFIHAESLKDILEFAHQNNSILESKKYIKNAKESEVASKKSAYYPKIGIGASYRNISDASLFQIEETYALYGKFEVDIYDGGLKSALHDKAKNELLSTAHDELSTKESLSLEITKNFYTILSLKSRMKALLDAKASLGEQLQRVKQFYEARLATQDDVQRLQAAFDKSSYEIESLNFEMISVKKYLELKVGKSIDTLEVSNFKEVASLEYEQSDSIKSLTYQERAIKKGAEAQDAIYYPNIKLEDIYTKYEYGTTTPNNPLAIDKQNVAMISLNMTIYDNSASGKAREALILNAKALNEEIKYLTNEQKVEQEIALQRIKSQKLKIKSAKSSSVASSSAFATIDEKYKARVVDYVTYLDGLSAKTEAKAIYESSLNELQIAYAIYYFYSGKKIEEFIE from the coding sequence ATGAAAAAAGCACTTTTTTTACTCCTGCCAATGTTTATACATGCAGAGAGTTTAAAAGATATCTTAGAATTTGCACATCAAAATAACTCCATTTTAGAATCAAAAAAATATATAAAAAACGCAAAAGAGAGTGAAGTTGCTTCAAAAAAAAGTGCTTACTATCCAAAGATAGGCATAGGCGCTTCATACAGAAATATAAGTGACGCATCTCTTTTTCAGATAGAAGAGACTTATGCTCTTTATGGCAAATTTGAAGTAGATATCTATGATGGCGGTCTTAAATCTGCACTACATGACAAAGCAAAAAATGAACTTTTATCAACTGCTCACGATGAGTTATCTACAAAAGAGAGCCTATCTCTTGAAATCACAAAGAATTTTTACACTATCTTAAGTCTAAAATCCCGCATGAAAGCTCTGCTTGATGCAAAAGCCTCTTTAGGTGAGCAGTTACAAAGAGTTAAGCAGTTTTATGAGGCAAGGTTAGCGACACAAGATGATGTACAACGACTTCAGGCTGCTTTTGATAAAAGTAGCTATGAGATAGAGTCTCTTAACTTTGAGATGATAAGCGTTAAAAAATATCTAGAATTAAAAGTTGGCAAAAGCATAGATACTCTTGAGGTATCAAATTTTAAAGAGGTTGCCTCTTTGGAGTATGAGCAGAGTGACTCTATAAAGTCGTTAACATATCAAGAGAGAGCTATAAAAAAGGGTGCAGAGGCACAAGATGCTATCTACTACCCAAATATAAAGTTAGAAGATATCTATACTAAGTATGAGTATGGAACTACAACGCCAAACAATCCTCTTGCAATAGATAAACAAAATGTAGCAATGATAAGTTTAAATATGACCATCTATGATAACAGCGCTTCAGGCAAAGCAAGAGAGGCTCTTATTCTAAATGCAAAAGCTCTAAATGAGGAGATAAAATACCTCACAAATGAGCAAAAAGTAGAGCAGGAGATAGCGCTTCAAAGGATTAAGAGTCAGAAGTTAAAGATAAAGAGTGCAAAGAGTTCTTCAGTTGCCTCAAGTAGTGCATTTGCTACAATAGATGAGAAGTACAAGGCTAGAGTTGTTGATTATGTGACTTATCTTGATGGGCTGAGTGCTAAAACAGAAGCAAAAGCTATTTATGAGAGTTCGTTAAACGAACTTCAAATAGCTTATGCAATCTACTACTTTTACAGTGGTAAAAAAATAGAGGAGTTTATAGAGTGA